From Halorussus lipolyticus:
ACGACCAACAGCGCGACGACGGCCACGACCAGCACGAGGCCACCGGCGACTGCGGCGGGTTCGACCCAACTCATGCGCTCTCCGGCCTCGTCGTAGGCGGTCAGGTAGGTGTCGAGGACGGCCTCCTCGTCGTACTCCGAGAAGTTCTCGTTGAAATCGAGGCGTTCCATCTCGCTGGCCGTGACAAGCGCGTCGGTGAGTTCCTGCTCGCTGGTGGTCCGAAACGCGCGCTCCTCCTGTTCGACCAGTTCGTGGGCGCTCGACTCGACGTGGTACTCGACCACGCCAGCACACCCGCAGGTCAGCGCCCGGAGCATGTCGGTGGGAAAGGCTTCCCGGCGGGCGGTCTGGGCGTAGACGTGGGCACCTTTGAACGCCGAGAGTCGGTTTTCGAGAGGCTGGTCGCCCGCGAAGGAAACGCGGTCCTCGATTCGCAGGTCCCGGACTTGTCGCTCGTAGACCTCGCGTTCGGGACCGTCGCCGATAACGACCGCCGACCAGTCGTGGTCGCGGAGTTCGGCGAGCGCCAGCAGGAGGCTTTCGAGGTTGGCGTCGGCGTCGAGTCGCCGCGAGTACACGATGTCGGCGACCTCTCGGGGTTCGATGGCGCGGATGGCGTCCACGTCGATGGCGTTGGGCACGACCCAAACCGCGTCGTCCTCGGCACCGAGTTCCCGAACGCGGGTTTTGACGGTTTCGGAGGGCGCGAGAACGAGGTCGGGCACTGTCGCACAGAGCCGCCAGAGAGGGTCGTCGGCGTCGCCCGCGTCGGGCGAGGTGTACCAATCGACGACGAGGGGCGCGCGGAGGACGAGGCTAGCCAGTTTCGCGGAGAGGACGTGTGTCGGGTCGGCGACGGTGGCCTGAATCACGTCCGGGTCCACGGCCCGGAGCGCAGACGGGAGCGAGACGGCGAATCGACCCTCGCCGGGCGGGTCGCTGGTGACTGCCCGGTAGGTCACGCCGTCCTGCTCGAACGTCTCGTGGTCGCCGTCCCACCACTGTCCACAGCAGACGACCACGTCGTGGCCCCGGCCAGCGAGCGCCTCGGCGGTGCGCCGGATTCGCCGCGTCGCCCCGGTTTCGCGGTGTTGGGCCACCGTCTCCGAGACGAACGCGACGCGCATACGAATCGCCACGAAGCGGCCCACTAAAAACCCAACCCTTCTCGGTTGCACCGCCGAGTCGGTGGTAGAAGCTACCCGAAACGACGCCGGAAAATGGCTTTTAGTCCTCGACCCGAAGGATGAAGTCGGGCGCGGCGTTGTCCGCGCGCTGTCGCCACTGCCGAAGGTCGTAGGTGTGGGCCATCGCAATCACGCCGAAGGCGGCGATGACCAGCAGGGTGTACTGGACGCCCGACAGGAGCGTGAAGGGGTATAGCCCGGTCCAGACCGAGGCCAGCGCGCCCAGACTCAGCGCCGAGAGGCCGAGGTACAACCGGTGCCACGGGAGCGAGGTCTGTGGGTCGCTGGCGAGTTGGAGGTCGAGGCGAGTCGCCCGTTCGGTCACTTCGATAGTCCCCTCGTCGGGGTCGTAGTTCAGCACTCCCGCTGACTCCAACTTCGGGAGATGGGTCTGGTGGAGGGCGCTGTACACCGATTTGCGCTGACTCGACGAGACCTCCGGGACGGTCGTGTCGTTCTCCCACGCCGCAACCTGCTTGGCGAGTTCACCGAGCGTGACGGGACCACCATATCGCTGGAGGTAGTAGAGGACGTACCGCCGACGGAGATTCTTTACGGCGTGGAAGACCTCCTCGCGGGACGGACGTGTGGTTTCGGAAGTCATTCGTATCGCAGAGACAGACGACAAATCGACGGATAAACCGATTTGAACGTTTAGCGCGCCGTAACGACTGTTCAAGATTTTAACCGAAACTTGCCCCCGCGTGCGCTGAAGAAACATCTCCGTTCCGGTAGCGAGTTTCGATTCGAATTCGGGGGCGAAACTGTCGTCCGGTTGGTCGCCCGGACTTCGGCCGAGACCGGTCCGCCGAGCGGTCGGTACGACCGCCGAGAGCGACCGGCCGACCGATGCCAAATTGGAACCTGCCGTTACGCCGCTTTCATTGCCGGTTTCAAGCGAGCATGAGAGATAGTCTCTACCTACGGGCACTCGAACCACCCCATGATTCGACGGGGGTAAACGAGGAGCCACGGGAACTGGGTGGGACAGACGCTCTCACCGGCGGATGGTGCGAGGACGACGAGTCGGGGCGAGCGCGCGGAGTTCCGGAGTCCAAAACGCTTTCCCCGTCGCCTTGTAATCCATCCCCATGCCGAAGTACGATTTCGAGCGGTATCTCAACGTGCGGAACGCGAACACGCCGTCGTTCGGTCCCGACGGCGACCGCCTGTCGTTTCTGATGGACACCACGGGTGTCCCGCAGGTGTGGCGTCTCGACAGTCCCCAGACGTGGCCCCAACAGCTAACCTTCGAGGAGGAGCGCGTTTCGTTCGCCGACTGGTCGCCCGAGCGCGACGAACTCGTCTTCGGGATGGACCAAGGCGGCGACGAACACACCCAACTGTTCCGCCTCGACGGCGACGGCGAGACGCTGACACCGCTGACCGACCACCCCGAGGCCATCCACAACTGGGGCGGATGGAGCCACGACGGTGACCGGTTCGCGTTCACCGCCAACCGGCGCGACCAGTCGGTGTTCGACGTGTACGTCCAGCACCGCGACGAGGAGGGCGACGACGCGGAACTCGTCTGCGAGGGCGACGGGTGGTTCATCCCGGCCGGATGGAGTCCCGACGACGAACGCCTCGCGGTCGTGGAGATGCACTCTAGCTTCGACTACGACGTGTACGTCATCGAGGTGGAGTCCGGGGAGTTGAACCACCTGACGCCCCACGAGGGCGACGTTCGCTACCAGAATCCCAACTGGGCACCCGACGGCGATGCGCTCTATCTCACCACCGACAAGGACGCCGACACGACCTACGTCGCCCGCCTCGACGTAGAGACCGGCGACCTCGAAACCGTGGCCGAGGGGGGCGACTGGAACGTCGAGAACCTGACCGTGGACGACGACACCGGCCGGTTCGTCTTCGGCGTGAACGCCGACGGCTATACCGAACTCACGGTTGGCGAACTCACCGGTCCCACCGACTACGACGAGTTCGCTGACCCCGACCTGCCTCGGGCCGTGACGAGCGGGGCGACCTTCGATACCGACGCCGACCGCTTCGCGCTCGCCGTGACCGGAAGCACCCAGAACACCAACGTCTACGTCGTGGATGTCGAAACTGGCGAGTCCGAGCGGTGGACCGACGCCGCGACAGCAGGCCTCCCCAAGTCCTCGTTCGTGGAACCCGAACTGGTCCGGTACGAGACCTTCGACGGTCGGGAGATTCCGGCCTTCCTCTCGGTGCCCCAGACCGAAGGCGCGGCGGCGACCGAGGACGGCGGGATGCCCGTCATCGTGGACATCCACGGTGGTCCCGAAAGCCAGCGACGCCCGACTTTCCACCCCATCAAGCAGTACTTCCTCAATCGGGGCTACGCCTACTTCGAACCCAACGTCCGGGGGTCGTCTGGCTACGGCAAGGCCTACACCCATCTGGACGACGTGGAGAAGCGGATGGACTCGGTGGCCGACATCGAGGCCGGCGTGAAGTGGCTCCACGACCGCCCCGAAATCGACCCCGAGAAGGTCGTCGCCTTCGGCGGGTCCTACGGCGGGTTCATGGTGCTGGCCAGTCTGACCGAGTACCCCGACCTCTGGGCGGCGGGCGTGGACATCGTGGGCATCGCCAACTTCGTCACCTTCCTCGAAAACACGGGCGACTGGCGGCGCGAACACCGCGAGGCCGAGTACGGGTCGTTGGACGACGACCGCGAGTTCCTCGAATCCATCAGTCCGACCAACAACATCGAGAACATCGAAGCGCCCCTGCTGGTCCTCCACGGCGCGAACGACCCCCGCGTCCCGGTCGGCGAGGCCGAGCAAATCGCCGAGACAGCGGCCGAGCAGGGCGTTCCGGTCGAAAAACTCGTCTTCGACGACGAGGGCCACGGCTTCACGAAACTCGAAAACCGCATCGAGGCCTACACCACCGTCGCCGACTTCTTGGACGAACACGTCTGAGTCGGCGGGCGCGGTGCTGGCCGACGGGCAGTAGCGGTGATGGGCGGCGGACGGGGGCTACTCTCCCACGCTCGGCGGTCGCTCGTCGGCACCGAGTCTGGACTGGCGACCGTGGTAGACGTGGGCGACCCCCGAGACGGCGAGGACGAGCGCCATCGCCGCCGAGAGCGTCACGCCCGGCACGTCGGCGAACGGCGAGACGCCGACGGTCGCTGAGAGCGTGACGGAGACGAACAGGAGTCCCAACAGCAGGTAGTACTGGCTCCACGAAATCTCGTCGCCGGGGACGACTTCGAGGTAGACCCGGAGGTCCGAGAGGCCGTCGGTCGCCGTCACGGTACTCCGCGAGGAGTCGAACTCGACGAGTCCGGCGTCGTCCATCTTCGGCAGGTGGGCCTGCTGGAGCGCGTTGTACACTCGCTTTCGCTCGGTCGAGGTCACCTCGTCGGGTCGCTTGTCGTTCTCCCACGCCGCAATCGTCCGCGAGAGGTCGCGGAGTTCGGCCTCGCCGTCGGCGTCGAGGAGGTAGTAGACGACGTACCTGCGTCGTCGGTTGCTCAGCATCTCGAAGACGACTTCCTGCGTGAACTCCTCGGGTGGGTCGGGTGCGGTCTCGGGGCGGTCGAGCGTTCCGGTAGACATGTTCTGGGTAACTCTCCCCTATCGGTTCGGGCCGGTCAGTCAACGATACCTTATTTATAATTTTCAGTTACTATTTATCTTCTGCCGAGTTACAGGTCCGACGCCGGTGAAACCATCGCCAGCCGGAAATCGGCTTTCGTAATCAAGGAGCGCGTCGGCCTCAGGCGTGGCCTACCGCGGAACAATCAGTCCTTACCGTCTCCTCTGGTCGGGTATGGGCTAACTTCTGCAACTCTTTGGAGAACGTATCGGAGTGGGTGAATAATGACAAATCGGTCGTCGTCGTGAAACGAGTCGTCTCGGCCAACCGGGTCCCGGACGACACCCAAAATACACCTACTCGCGAAATCGAACTCGACCGACGGCAACGGTTGAGGCCACCAGCGAGGCGGTCCTGACCACGGGCCACGCCGACGCGACCACCGAGGCCGGTCCTGAATTCCTGTCGGCTATTCGACTTCTAACGTCGTCAAACAGGTTCGGGGTTCAAGAAACCCTAAGTGGCGATGCGCCGAGGGGACCGATATGGCGGCAATCGACACTACCGACCTCACGAAGCGGTTCGGCGACGACGTTCTCGCCGTCGATTCGCTCGAACTCACCGTCGAGGAGGGCGAGATATTCGGCTTCCTCGGCCCGAACGGTGCGGGCAAATCCACCACCATCAACCTCCTGTTGGACTTCATTCGGCCGACGGCGGGGTCGGCGACGGTGCTTGGCTACGACGCCCAGCGCGAGACCCAAGCCATCCGGGAACGCGTCGGCGTCCTCCCGGAGGGCGCGACCCTCTACGACAGACTGACCGGCAGAGAACACGTCGAGTGGGTCGCCCGGACCAAGACCGCGGACGCCGACCCCGACGCGATTCTCGACCGCGTGGGTCTCGACCCCGACGACCGCGAGCGCCCCGCAGGGGGCTACTCGAAAGGGATGAGCCAGCGCCTCGCGCTCGGGATGGCGCTGGTCGGCGACCCCGACCTCCTGATTTTAGACGAACCCTCGTCGGGCTTGGACCCCAACGGGATTCAGGAGATGCGGGAACTCCTCCGGGAGGAGGCCAACCGGGGCACCACCGTCTTCTTCTCGTCCCACATCCTGCCGCAGGTCGAAGCGGTCTGTGACCGAGTGGGCATCATGAGCGAGGGCAGACTCGTCGCCGAGGACACCATCGCGGGCCTCCGGGAGTCCTCGGGCGGGACCAGTCGAATCACCGCGAAGGTGGACCGGGTGCCCGAAGGCTTCGACCTCGCCGACCTCGAAACCCTGTCTGGCGTCGAGAGCGCGACTGCCGACGACAACGCCGTCACCGCGGTCTGCTCGGCCCCCGGCGCGAAGATGGACGTGCTTCGGCGAATCGACGACGCGACCGCAGTCCGAGACATCCACTCCGAGGAGGCCTCCCTCGAAGACCTGTTCAACCGGTACACCGACGCCGAAGGCGGGGCCGACCCCGACGAAACCGGCGAGCGAGACGGCGAGTCCCCGGAGGTGGCGGCATGAGTTTCCGGGCCGTGGTCAGCAAGGACTTCAAGGACGTGCGCCGGGCGAAACTGCTGTGGTTCGTCGGCGGCATCTACACCCTGTTCGCCGTGCTGTTCTTCTACACCGGGAGTACCGGCGAGGACCCCGCGGTCCTCCGACAACTCTGGAACATGTCGGGCCTCGCGGTACTGTTCATCCCGCTAGTCGCGCTGGTGGCGGCCTACCTCTCCATCGCCGGCGAGCGCGAGTCGGGCAGTATCAAGTTCCTCCTCTCGATTCCCAACCAGCGCCGGGACGTGGTGCTGGGCAAGTACGTCTCGCGGGCGAGTCTCGTCACCGGTGCCATCCTGCTGGCGTTCGGGGTCGCCGCGGTCCTCTCGACGGCGTGGTACCCCGAGGTCGATTTCTCGACGTTCGCCCGCGTCGTCGGTCTCACCCTGCTGTTCGCGCTGGCCTACGTCTCGATTGCGGTCGGCATCTCGGCGCTGACGGCCTCCCGGTCGCGGGCCATGGGCGGCGCTATCGGCTACTTCTTCGTGTTCAACGTCCTCTGGATTCAGGGGTCGGCGTTCTCGGTGGTCGGCGCGCTCCGGTTCGTCTTCGAGGACACGCTGGGTCTCGCGCTGTCCCAGAACACCGAGTCGTTCGTCCAGAGTCTGAGTCCCGCGACGGCCTTCCTCCAGTCGCTCCAACTCGCCTTCCCCGATGGCTACCGTGACATCCCACCAGCGGACCCCTCGACGCCGTTCTACCTCGAAGCCGAGTTCATGCTGGTGATTCTCGCGGCGTGGATCGTTCTTCCCCTGCTGGTCGGCTTCTGGCAGTTCGAGCGCGCCGACCTCGGGTAGCGCAGTTCTCGTAATTCCCTTTTCTCCTCGGTTCGAGATGTGGATAAACACTGGTGAAGACTTTTAGTACTACAGGGAGTAGTACTCAATATGAGCGAGACGACTCGGATTACTCGAAAGGGACAAACAACGATTCCACAGGAGTTGCGAGAGAAGTACGGCCTTGAACCGGGAGATGCAGTCGTCTGGGAGGAGACCGACGATGGAATCGTCGTTAAAAAGACCGAGAAGACCGAAGCAAGAGGACTGCTTGCGGGCGACATGAGCGAAGACGAGCGACGAGCAGTTGCCGAAGAACTCGGCGACGAGATTCGAGCTAAGCGCGATGAGGAGTGGACGGTCGAATGAAAACCTACACCGTCGATTCGGTCGCACTCATCCACTACCTTCTGGACATCCTTCCGGAGCAGGCGCTCGCGGTGGTCGAGGAGGCGGAGGCTGGAAACGCACGACTGGAAGTCCCAGCCATCGTCCTTGTCGAAACGTCCTACATTTTGCAGAAACGCGACGAGGTACGGGGAATCGACGTGCGAGACATCTCCGAGCAAGAGGACATCGAGGGCGTTCTTGCGACGATAGAGCGAGGTTCGCCAATCGAACTAGTCGAAACGGGATACGACGAAGTGCGCGGCGTCGCCGGGCAGATGGCATCGTTTTCGATTCACGACGCGATGATAGTCGCCAGTCACGAGAGTCGAAACACTGACGCCGTGCTGACCAAGGACGGGACCATTGCGGACAGTAACGTGCCGACTGTTTGGGACTGAACTACCGGCAATTCCGCGTCCGGCGAACAGACGTAAGTCGCTCAATCGGCTACCTTCTTCCGTGTCACTACTCGGAAGCGATTCGACCGACAGCGTCGCGGAAACTGCACAGGAAGCCAAAGAAGAAGTAACCGGCGAGTCACCGCCCAAGACCCACTCCACGTCGTTCAAACTGGCCCGCGCCCTGTTCGGCGGGGTGCTGGCGTTCACGGCGCTGGACAACTTCCGGAGTCTGGACGAGATGGTCGGCTACGCCGAGAGCAAGGGCGCGCCGGAACCGGAGACCACGGTGCCCTTCATCAGCGGAAGCCTGCTGTTCGGCGGCCTCGGCATCGCGGCGTGGAAGCTTCCGCGCCTCGCGGCCGGTGCGGTGGCCACCTTCCTCGTGACCGTCACGCCCGCCATGCACGACTTCTGGTCCATCGACGACGACCAGCAGAAAGAACAGGAGATGATTCACTTCCTGAAGAACGCCGCGCTGTTGGGCGGCGCGCTCGCATTCCTCCGGGTCGGACAGGACGAGTGAACTCGCTCGCCTTTTCTCAGATGACGCCCGTTTTCTCGACGGCCTCGATGGCGGCCGCCTCGCTCATCCCGTTGCCCAGAATCGTGTAGCGGTCCCGAATCTCGTGGGCAGAGGTGAGTGCGGCCACGACCATCTCGGGGTCGATGCCCAACTCGTCGGCGGTGGCGGGCGCGCCGATGGTTTCGAGCGCCTGCCGGACGCCCTGCCAGTTGCCGCCGTGGAGGTACTCGGCGATGATGGTGCCGACGCCGACCTGATGGCCGTGGAGCGCGGCGTCGGGGACCATCCGGTCGAGTTGGTGGGAAAAGAGGTGTTCCGCGCCCGAGGCCGGACGCGACGACCCCGCGATTGACATCGCCACGCCCGACGAGACCAGCGCCTTCACGACCACCCACGCCGATTCTTCGAGGCCCTGCTTGATGGAATCGGCGTTGTCCACCAGCATCTCGGCGGTCATCTCGGCCAGCGCCGCGGAGTAGTGCGAGTACTCGACGTTCTGGAGTCGATTGGCGAGTCGCCAGTCCTTGACCGCGGTGTAGTTGCTGATGATGTCGGCGCACCCCGCGGTGGTGAGTTCCCACGGCGCGTCGGCCAGAATCTCGGTGTCCGCCACGACTGCGAGGGGTGGCGCGGCGGCGACGCTGTGGCGGGTGTCGCCCTCCGGGACCGACCCTCTGCCCGAGACGATGCCGTCGTGACTCGCCGCCGTGGGGACCGAGACGAACCCGGTCCCGAGGTCGTCGCTCGCCATCTTGGCGATGTCGATGGCCTTCCCGCCGCCGACGCCGACGAGGTAGCCGGCGTCTACCTCCTCGGCCACCTCGATGACTCGCTGGACCGACTCGAACGTCGCCGACTCGATTTCCACGATTGCCGGGTCGTCGCCCGCGTCCTCGAAGTCCGCCGCGACGCGCTCTGCGGCGACTTCGCGGGGCGTGGGACTGGTCACGACCAGCGGCCGCCCCTGCAAGTGGAGTTCGGAGACGGCCTCGACGGTGCTGTCGAGGACGCCGTGGCCGACTACCACGTTGCGCGGCAGGCGAATCCACGTCGATTTGTCGAACATACGGGCTACTCTATGGCGGGTCGGGAAAACAGTTTACCTCTCTGCCCGCAGGCGTTCGCTGTCAGCGGGTTTCGCGGATTGGGACAATCCACAAGTCCGCCGAGGACGGCAGTCTACGAAGCGCGATAAGTGGCACAATCCACGGGATGCGCCGCGTTCGCGCAGAACTGCGCGAACGCGGCGGGGAGGTTCGGGACGCGGTGCTGTGCGGTTGCGGTGCTATGCGGTTGCGGTGCTATGCGGTTGCGGTGCAGTAGACGGCTTTGCTTAAGCCTGAAGCTGGCTACCCCGCGGTTCTCCTCGACGCGAGGTCCGTTGGAGAAATAAATAGAGGGACAAACAAATTATAAATATTGTCTAAAGACAACAATAAATGTCTTCATATCTACTCCCGAAGCGTCCCGCGCGAGGAGCGCCACCCCGACTTCGCCGGTTGCTGGTCCTGTCGGAGGGCGTGGCGGACCGCCAGCACGTGGCGGGCGAACGCCGCGCCCGCCAGCAGGCCAGCGCCGACGATTGCGTTCGCCGAGAAGCCCGCAATCGGGGGCGCGACGAACCACTCGGGGAAGTACACTGCGCCCGAAACCACGAGGACCCACGCCGTCGCGCCCCCGGCCTGCAACACCGCGAGGCCGATAGTCGTGCGCTGGACCAGCGACGAGAGGGCGTCCCGGCC
This genomic window contains:
- a CDS encoding glycosyltransferase — protein: MRVAFVSETVAQHRETGATRRIRRTAEALAGRGHDVVVCCGQWWDGDHETFEQDGVTYRAVTSDPPGEGRFAVSLPSALRAVDPDVIQATVADPTHVLSAKLASLVLRAPLVVDWYTSPDAGDADDPLWRLCATVPDLVLAPSETVKTRVRELGAEDDAVWVVPNAIDVDAIRAIEPREVADIVYSRRLDADANLESLLLALAELRDHDWSAVVIGDGPEREVYERQVRDLRIEDRVSFAGDQPLENRLSAFKGAHVYAQTARREAFPTDMLRALTCGCAGVVEYHVESSAHELVEQEERAFRTTSEQELTDALVTASEMERLDFNENFSEYDEEAVLDTYLTAYDEAGERMSWVEPAAVAGGLVLVVAVVALLVVLL
- a CDS encoding DUF7344 domain-containing protein, giving the protein MTSETTRPSREEVFHAVKNLRRRYVLYYLQRYGGPVTLGELAKQVAAWENDTTVPEVSSSQRKSVYSALHQTHLPKLESAGVLNYDPDEGTIEVTERATRLDLQLASDPQTSLPWHRLYLGLSALSLGALASVWTGLYPFTLLSGVQYTLLVIAAFGVIAMAHTYDLRQWRQRADNAAPDFILRVED
- a CDS encoding alpha/beta hydrolase family protein, which translates into the protein MPKYDFERYLNVRNANTPSFGPDGDRLSFLMDTTGVPQVWRLDSPQTWPQQLTFEEERVSFADWSPERDELVFGMDQGGDEHTQLFRLDGDGETLTPLTDHPEAIHNWGGWSHDGDRFAFTANRRDQSVFDVYVQHRDEEGDDAELVCEGDGWFIPAGWSPDDERLAVVEMHSSFDYDVYVIEVESGELNHLTPHEGDVRYQNPNWAPDGDALYLTTDKDADTTYVARLDVETGDLETVAEGGDWNVENLTVDDDTGRFVFGVNADGYTELTVGELTGPTDYDEFADPDLPRAVTSGATFDTDADRFALAVTGSTQNTNVYVVDVETGESERWTDAATAGLPKSSFVEPELVRYETFDGREIPAFLSVPQTEGAAATEDGGMPVIVDIHGGPESQRRPTFHPIKQYFLNRGYAYFEPNVRGSSGYGKAYTHLDDVEKRMDSVADIEAGVKWLHDRPEIDPEKVVAFGGSYGGFMVLASLTEYPDLWAAGVDIVGIANFVTFLENTGDWRREHREAEYGSLDDDREFLESISPTNNIENIEAPLLVLHGANDPRVPVGEAEQIAETAAEQGVPVEKLVFDDEGHGFTKLENRIEAYTTVADFLDEHV
- a CDS encoding DUF7344 domain-containing protein, which translates into the protein MSTGTLDRPETAPDPPEEFTQEVVFEMLSNRRRRYVVYYLLDADGEAELRDLSRTIAAWENDKRPDEVTSTERKRVYNALQQAHLPKMDDAGLVEFDSSRSTVTATDGLSDLRVYLEVVPGDEISWSQYYLLLGLLFVSVTLSATVGVSPFADVPGVTLSAAMALVLAVSGVAHVYHGRQSRLGADERPPSVGE
- a CDS encoding ABC transporter ATP-binding protein — translated: MAAIDTTDLTKRFGDDVLAVDSLELTVEEGEIFGFLGPNGAGKSTTINLLLDFIRPTAGSATVLGYDAQRETQAIRERVGVLPEGATLYDRLTGREHVEWVARTKTADADPDAILDRVGLDPDDRERPAGGYSKGMSQRLALGMALVGDPDLLILDEPSSGLDPNGIQEMRELLREEANRGTTVFFSSHILPQVEAVCDRVGIMSEGRLVAEDTIAGLRESSGGTSRITAKVDRVPEGFDLADLETLSGVESATADDNAVTAVCSAPGAKMDVLRRIDDATAVRDIHSEEASLEDLFNRYTDAEGGADPDETGERDGESPEVAA
- a CDS encoding ABC transporter permease subunit, which gives rise to MSFRAVVSKDFKDVRRAKLLWFVGGIYTLFAVLFFYTGSTGEDPAVLRQLWNMSGLAVLFIPLVALVAAYLSIAGERESGSIKFLLSIPNQRRDVVLGKYVSRASLVTGAILLAFGVAAVLSTAWYPEVDFSTFARVVGLTLLFALAYVSIAVGISALTASRSRAMGGAIGYFFVFNVLWIQGSAFSVVGALRFVFEDTLGLALSQNTESFVQSLSPATAFLQSLQLAFPDGYRDIPPADPSTPFYLEAEFMLVILAAWIVLPLLVGFWQFERADLG
- a CDS encoding AbrB/MazE/SpoVT family DNA-binding domain-containing protein; amino-acid sequence: MSETTRITRKGQTTIPQELREKYGLEPGDAVVWEETDDGIVVKKTEKTEARGLLAGDMSEDERRAVAEELGDEIRAKRDEEWTVE
- a CDS encoding PIN domain-containing protein is translated as MKTYTVDSVALIHYLLDILPEQALAVVEEAEAGNARLEVPAIVLVETSYILQKRDEVRGIDVRDISEQEDIEGVLATIERGSPIELVETGYDEVRGVAGQMASFSIHDAMIVASHESRNTDAVLTKDGTIADSNVPTVWD
- a CDS encoding DoxX family protein, producing the protein MSLLGSDSTDSVAETAQEAKEEVTGESPPKTHSTSFKLARALFGGVLAFTALDNFRSLDEMVGYAESKGAPEPETTVPFISGSLLFGGLGIAAWKLPRLAAGAVATFLVTVTPAMHDFWSIDDDQQKEQEMIHFLKNAALLGGALAFLRVGQDE
- a CDS encoding NAD(P)-dependent glycerol-1-phosphate dehydrogenase, producing the protein MFDKSTWIRLPRNVVVGHGVLDSTVEAVSELHLQGRPLVVTSPTPREVAAERVAADFEDAGDDPAIVEIESATFESVQRVIEVAEEVDAGYLVGVGGGKAIDIAKMASDDLGTGFVSVPTAASHDGIVSGRGSVPEGDTRHSVAAAPPLAVVADTEILADAPWELTTAGCADIISNYTAVKDWRLANRLQNVEYSHYSAALAEMTAEMLVDNADSIKQGLEESAWVVVKALVSSGVAMSIAGSSRPASGAEHLFSHQLDRMVPDAALHGHQVGVGTIIAEYLHGGNWQGVRQALETIGAPATADELGIDPEMVVAALTSAHEIRDRYTILGNGMSEAAAIEAVEKTGVI